In Tachysurus vachellii isolate PV-2020 chromosome 12, HZAU_Pvac_v1, whole genome shotgun sequence, the following are encoded in one genomic region:
- the rsrc2 gene encoding arginine/serine-rich coiled-coil protein 2 isoform X10 — protein MVRSHSRSEDLLHSSDKERERLSEDSGEERHRRKDKRSSRARSQSRSRSRERRHHSRSRDRRRSLSRSRERQSKSHERKRRPKSQSRSRSKHRQRSKSRSKSREKKKRIEKMRKKSLSRSASPVAFRGRNTAMDAQEALARRSMKLLDAASTMLNQRLERARKLQEQKEKELLEKHHQQQDIVAAAATVPLLCDKAPAAASSPALNVAALLASGTQVTPQIAMAAQMAALQAKTLAETGIAVPSYYNPSAVNPMKFAEQEKKRKLLWQGKREGVRERDKSQTAELWEKLNFGNKDQNVKFRKLMGIKADEVLTSGDLNEEGMKTLQQQEEMFRNLDVQYEMARSQTHTQRGMGLGFSTSFSSRGMDPV, from the exons ATGGTCAGATCACATAGCCGATCCGAAGACCTGCTGCACAGTTCGGATAAAGAGCGCGAGAGGCTTTCAGAAGACAGTGGAGAGGAGCGACACCGCAGAAAGGACAAGAGGTCCTCCAGAGCAAGAAGCCAATCCAGATCACGCTCAAGGGAAAG AAGGCATCATAGTCGAAGTCGGGACAGGCGAAGGTCTCTGTCACGCAGTCGTGAACGGCAGTCAAAGAGTCATGAGAGGAAGAGACGACCCAAATCCCAATCTCGATCACGTTCCAAACACAGACAAAGAAGCAAAAGTCGCAGCAAAAGCAG agagaagaagaaaaggattgAGAAGATGAGAAAGAAGAGTCTCAGTCGCTCTGCTAGTCCTGTGGCTTTCAGGGGCAGAAACACCGCTATGGATGCACAAGAGGCTTTGGCCAGGAG ATCCATGAAATTGCTGGATGCTGCCTCCACCATGCTGAACCAACG GTTGGAGAGAGCCAGAAAACTtcaagaacagaaagagaaagagctgCTGGAAAAACACCACCAGCAGCAAGACATTGTAGCAG cagcagcaacagtgCCGCTGCTCTGTGACAAGGCCCCAGCTGCTGCCTCCAGTCCAGCTCTGAACGTGGCAGCACTGCTTGCCTCTGGCACACAGGTCACACCACAGATCGCTATGGCAGCACAGATGGCAGCGCTGCAGGCTAAAACGCTGGCAGAGACAGGCATCGCTGTGCCGAGCTACTACAATCCCTCAGCTGTCAACCCCATGAAGTTTGCTGAGcaggagaaaaagaggaagcTGTTGTGGCAGGGGAAGAGGGAAGGGGTGAGAGAAAGG GATAAGTCTCAGACTGCAGAACTTTGGGAGAAGCTGAATTTTGGCAACAAAGACCAAAACGTGAAGTTCCGCAAACTAATGGGAATCAAA GCTGATGAGGTCTTAACTTCCGGAGACCTCAATGAGGAAGGCATGAAGACATTGCAGCAGCAGGAAGAAATGTTCCGTAACTTGGATGTGCAGTATGAAATGGCGcgctcccagacacacacacagagagggatgGGCCTCGGATTCTCCACGTCTTTCTCTTCGCGAGGGATGGACCCTGTCTGA
- the rsrc2 gene encoding arginine/serine-rich coiled-coil protein 2 isoform X9 — protein MPTTGQARRRDQDKMVRSHSRSEDLLHSSDKERERLSEDSGEERHRRKDKRSSRARSQSRSRSRERRHHSRSRDRRRSLSRSRERQSKSHERKRRPKSQSRSRSKHRQRSKSRSKSREKKKRIEKMRKKSLSRSASPVAFRGRNTAMDAQEALARRSMKLLDAASTMLNQRLERARKLQEQKEKELLEKHHQQQDIVAAAATVPLLCDKAPAAASSPALNVAALLASGTQVTPQIAMAAQMAALQAKTLAETGIAVPSYYNPSAVNPMKFAEQEKKRKLLWQGKREGVRERDKSQTAELWEKLNFGNKDQNVKFRKLMGIKADEVLTSGDLNEEGMKTLQQQEEMFRNLDVQYEMARSQTHTQRGMGLGFSTSFSSRGMDPV, from the exons ATGCCTACAACTGGACAG GCACGGCGGAGGGACCAGGACAAGATGGTCAGATCACATAGCCGATCCGAAGACCTGCTGCACAGTTCGGATAAAGAGCGCGAGAGGCTTTCAGAAGACAGTGGAGAGGAGCGACACCGCAGAAAGGACAAGAGGTCCTCCAGAGCAAGAAGCCAATCCAGATCACGCTCAAGGGAAAG AAGGCATCATAGTCGAAGTCGGGACAGGCGAAGGTCTCTGTCACGCAGTCGTGAACGGCAGTCAAAGAGTCATGAGAGGAAGAGACGACCCAAATCCCAATCTCGATCACGTTCCAAACACAGACAAAGAAGCAAAAGTCGCAGCAAAAGCAG agagaagaagaaaaggattgAGAAGATGAGAAAGAAGAGTCTCAGTCGCTCTGCTAGTCCTGTGGCTTTCAGGGGCAGAAACACCGCTATGGATGCACAAGAGGCTTTGGCCAGGAG ATCCATGAAATTGCTGGATGCTGCCTCCACCATGCTGAACCAACG GTTGGAGAGAGCCAGAAAACTtcaagaacagaaagagaaagagctgCTGGAAAAACACCACCAGCAGCAAGACATTGTAGCAG cagcagcaacagtgCCGCTGCTCTGTGACAAGGCCCCAGCTGCTGCCTCCAGTCCAGCTCTGAACGTGGCAGCACTGCTTGCCTCTGGCACACAGGTCACACCACAGATCGCTATGGCAGCACAGATGGCAGCGCTGCAGGCTAAAACGCTGGCAGAGACAGGCATCGCTGTGCCGAGCTACTACAATCCCTCAGCTGTCAACCCCATGAAGTTTGCTGAGcaggagaaaaagaggaagcTGTTGTGGCAGGGGAAGAGGGAAGGGGTGAGAGAAAGG GATAAGTCTCAGACTGCAGAACTTTGGGAGAAGCTGAATTTTGGCAACAAAGACCAAAACGTGAAGTTCCGCAAACTAATGGGAATCAAA GCTGATGAGGTCTTAACTTCCGGAGACCTCAATGAGGAAGGCATGAAGACATTGCAGCAGCAGGAAGAAATGTTCCGTAACTTGGATGTGCAGTATGAAATGGCGcgctcccagacacacacacagagagggatgGGCCTCGGATTCTCCACGTCTTTCTCTTCGCGAGGGATGGACCCTGTCTGA